From the Candidatus Poribacteria bacterium genome, one window contains:
- the tuf gene encoding elongation factor Tu translates to MAKETFERTKPHVNVGTIGHVDHGKTTLTAAITMVLSKLADTDYVMEYDEIDKAPEEKERGITINTAHVEYETENRHYAHVDCPGHADYIKNMITGAAQMDGAILVVSAADGPMPQTREHVLLARQVNVPSLVVFLNKADMVDDEELLELVELEVRELLSDYDFPGDDIPIVIGSALEAMESGGDPESDACAPILELMAAVDEYIPEPVRDTDRPFLMPIEDIFTISGRGTVVTGRVERGTVEIGNTVEIVGLRETQDTVVTGVEMFKKSLDEGQAGDNLGALLRGVERDEVERGQVLAVPGTVTPHTQFEAEAYILTKEEGGRWNPFFSGYRPQFYFRTTDVTGEMNLPEGIEMIMPGDNAQITVKLSKPIAMEEQLRFAIREGGQTVGAGVVSKIIE, encoded by the coding sequence ATGGCTAAGGAAACATTTGAAAGGACGAAGCCACACGTTAATGTTGGAACAATCGGCCACGTTGACCACGGTAAGACAACGTTGACAGCAGCAATTACTATGGTGCTCTCAAAGCTTGCCGATACCGATTACGTTATGGAATATGACGAAATCGACAAGGCACCTGAAGAAAAAGAGCGTGGCATTACCATTAACACAGCACACGTTGAATATGAAACCGAGAATCGGCATTACGCACACGTGGATTGCCCCGGACACGCCGACTATATCAAGAATATGATTACTGGTGCGGCACAGATGGATGGCGCAATTCTTGTTGTATCCGCTGCTGACGGTCCTATGCCTCAGACGCGTGAGCACGTGCTACTTGCGCGGCAGGTGAACGTACCATCTCTTGTCGTTTTTCTGAATAAAGCAGATATGGTTGATGACGAAGAACTGCTTGAACTCGTTGAATTGGAAGTCCGCGAATTACTCAGCGATTATGACTTCCCTGGTGACGATATTCCTATCGTCATAGGTTCCGCTCTTGAAGCGATGGAATCCGGCGGCGATCCCGAAAGTGACGCATGTGCCCCAATTCTTGAACTCATGGCAGCTGTTGATGAGTACATTCCAGAACCCGTGCGTGACACTGACCGCCCCTTCCTGATGCCGATTGAAGATATCTTCACCATCAGTGGACGTGGCACCGTTGTTACGGGACGTGTGGAGCGTGGTACCGTTGAAATCGGAAACACGGTTGAAATCGTCGGTCTGCGCGAAACGCAAGATACCGTGGTCACTGGTGTTGAGATGTTTAAGAAAAGCCTCGACGAAGGTCAAGCTGGGGACAATCTCGGTGCGCTGCTACGTGGTGTTGAGCGTGATGAAGTCGAACGCGGACAAGTCTTAGCAGTCCCCGGGACCGTTACGCCGCATACCCAATTTGAAGCCGAAGCCTACATTCTCACAAAAGAGGAAGGTGGACGTTGGAATCCGTTCTTTAGCGGATACAGACCGCAGTTCTATTTCCGGACAACCGACGTAACTGGAGAGATGAATCTCCCCGAAGGCATCGAAATGATTATGCCTGGCGACAACGCACAGATCACCGTAAAGCTTTCCAAACCAATCGCGATGGAAGAACAACTCCGATTCGCGATTAGAGAAGGTGGACAAACCGTCGGTGCCGGTGTTGTCTCCAAAATCATTGAATAA
- the rpsJ gene encoding 30S ribosomal protein S10 — MDNQKIRIRLKAFDYRLLDLSSKQIAETAKRTGAAVSGPIPLPTKKHIYTVQRSTFKDKKSREQFEMRIHKRLLDILETTPKTVDALMRLDLPAGVDVKITLL, encoded by the coding sequence ATGGACAATCAAAAGATTCGCATCCGGCTCAAGGCATTTGACTATCGGTTGTTAGACCTGTCGTCAAAGCAGATAGCAGAAACTGCGAAACGCACGGGCGCAGCTGTCTCTGGTCCGATTCCATTGCCGACGAAAAAGCATATCTACACCGTTCAACGTTCAACGTTTAAAGACAAGAAGTCGCGTGAACAATTTGAGATGCGGATTCATAAACGTCTGCTGGATATCTTAGAGACGACACCTAAAACTGTTGATGCTTTAATGCGTTTGGACCTGCCCGCAGGTGTCGATGTCAAAATTACACTATTGTAG
- the rplC gene encoding 50S ribosomal protein L3, with translation MVNGIIGRKVGMTQIFEDSGEAVPVTVIEAGPCPIVQLKTQEKDGYQAVQLGFGERKENRVNSPKRGHFTKAEVDPTFVLREFRVQSLEDVSVGSVVDASVFSEGELVDVTGTSKGRGFTGVVKRWKFAGGKKSHGGEQDLRRPGSIGASATPSRVFKGKRMAGRSGAKRHTIQNLPVIQADPERNLLVVKGAVPGPPNGLLLIRKASKALSAM, from the coding sequence ATGGTTAACGGAATTATTGGCCGCAAAGTCGGTATGACACAAATCTTTGAGGATTCAGGAGAAGCCGTGCCTGTTACCGTCATTGAAGCAGGTCCTTGTCCAATTGTTCAACTCAAAACGCAAGAAAAAGACGGATACCAAGCGGTTCAGTTGGGTTTCGGAGAACGGAAGGAGAACCGCGTGAATAGTCCTAAGCGTGGGCATTTCACCAAAGCCGAAGTTGACCCAACTTTTGTGCTTCGGGAGTTTCGTGTGCAGAGTCTCGAAGACGTGTCCGTAGGGAGTGTTGTTGATGCCAGTGTCTTTTCAGAAGGTGAACTCGTTGATGTGACAGGTACCTCAAAAGGACGAGGTTTCACTGGTGTGGTAAAACGCTGGAAATTCGCCGGTGGTAAGAAGAGCCACGGGGGTGAGCAAGACCTTCGCCGTCCCGGTTCCATTGGTGCAAGCGCGACACCCTCACGAGTCTTCAAAGGGAAACGGATGGCTGGACGTTCCGGTGCCAAACGCCATACTATCCAAAACTTACCAGTGATTCAAGCCGATCCCGAACGCAACTTATTGGTAGTAAAAGGGGCTGTTCCTGGACCACCCAACGGTTTGCTTCTGATTAGAAAGGCATCTAAAGCACTGAGTGCTATGTAG
- the rplD gene encoding 50S ribosomal protein L4: protein MSTLTVHNRSGAVLHEKELADAFTNAEVNGPVIHQCVVAYLANQRQGTASTKTRSEVKGSGRKLYRQKGTGRARVGHAKSPIRVHGGVAFGPKPRSYRQYTPKRIRRLGLHSALADRFQNQQCILVEDFTLERPRTKDIINMLKAVNAEGKVLLVLNEHDTNIHLSVRNIPQVNSCTWNNLNVYQVMWHDTLIITENAAEKLESKFVSISSDAEG from the coding sequence ATGTCAACTTTAACTGTACACAACAGGTCCGGAGCCGTCCTGCACGAAAAGGAATTAGCCGATGCATTTACCAATGCTGAGGTGAATGGCCCTGTTATTCACCAGTGTGTCGTTGCCTATCTCGCCAATCAGCGCCAAGGGACTGCATCGACAAAAACCCGGAGTGAAGTAAAAGGCAGTGGGCGAAAACTCTACCGTCAAAAGGGAACTGGCAGGGCTCGTGTCGGACATGCCAAGTCTCCAATTCGAGTACACGGCGGTGTCGCGTTCGGACCGAAGCCGCGCAGTTACCGGCAATACACACCGAAACGGATTCGTCGGCTTGGACTCCATAGCGCACTTGCAGACAGGTTTCAGAATCAGCAGTGCATTCTTGTTGAAGATTTCACACTTGAACGACCGCGAACTAAGGACATTATCAATATGTTAAAGGCGGTGAATGCGGAAGGGAAAGTGTTGCTGGTTCTCAATGAACACGACACGAACATCCACCTCTCTGTAAGGAACATTCCGCAAGTTAATAGCTGCACGTGGAATAATCTCAACGTTTATCAGGTTATGTGGCATGATACACTGATAATCACAGAAAATGCTGCTGAGAAACTGGAATCCAAATTTGTCAGCATTAGTTCAGATGCAGAAGGATAA
- the rplW gene encoding 50S ribosomal protein L23 codes for MKDAYQIILQPLITEKSTILREGNKYAFVVDRGATKPQIRRAAEELFDIEGDILKVRTMRIRGKPKGKMLRYQRGRKPNWKKAIITLREGATIQAFETI; via the coding sequence ATGAAAGATGCATATCAGATTATATTACAACCGCTGATCACTGAGAAAAGTACAATACTCCGCGAGGGTAACAAGTACGCGTTTGTCGTTGATCGCGGTGCGACGAAACCACAAATTCGGCGAGCTGCGGAAGAGTTATTCGATATTGAAGGAGATATTCTCAAAGTTCGTACGATGCGCATCCGCGGCAAACCCAAAGGTAAAATGTTGCGTTATCAACGCGGTAGAAAACCGAATTGGAAGAAAGCAATTATTACGCTAAGAGAAGGGGCAACTATCCAAGCCTTTGAAACTATATAG
- the rplB gene encoding 50S ribosomal protein L2 produces MPKTYSPITPSRRFMTGYTFEEITRSKPEKSLVKGMKQKAGRNASGRMTVRRRGGGHKRRYRVIDFKRDKFGIPAKVASIEYDPNRSAHIALLHYVDGEKRYILAPVGIQVGDMLSSGTDAEIRVGNALPLENIPLGSSIHNIEMRPGKGGQLVRSAGGSAQLVDREGKYARIRLPSGEIRLVPVKAMATLGQVGNVSQIVIGKAGRSRWLGKRPKVRGVAMNPIDHPHGGGEGKSSGGRHPVTPWGVPTKGYKTRNPKKKSGRYIVGRRK; encoded by the coding sequence GTGCCTAAAACTTATTCACCGATAACCCCAAGTCGCCGGTTTATGACTGGGTATACCTTTGAAGAGATTACACGGAGCAAACCGGAAAAGTCTCTCGTCAAGGGCATGAAGCAGAAAGCAGGTCGAAACGCCAGTGGTCGTATGACTGTGAGACGTCGCGGTGGCGGACATAAACGCCGATACAGGGTTATTGACTTCAAACGAGACAAGTTTGGAATCCCTGCTAAAGTTGCCTCAATTGAATACGATCCGAACCGGTCAGCACATATAGCACTGCTACACTATGTTGACGGCGAAAAACGCTACATTCTCGCGCCTGTTGGTATTCAGGTTGGCGACATGTTAAGTTCAGGTACGGACGCAGAAATTCGCGTCGGTAATGCTTTACCGCTCGAAAACATTCCGCTCGGCTCCTCAATCCATAACATAGAGATGCGCCCTGGCAAAGGTGGACAACTGGTACGGAGTGCTGGCGGTTCTGCGCAATTGGTTGACAGAGAAGGAAAATACGCGCGTATCCGACTTCCGTCAGGCGAGATTCGGCTTGTCCCGGTGAAAGCAATGGCAACACTTGGACAGGTCGGCAACGTTAGCCAGATCGTCATCGGTAAAGCGGGCCGCTCAAGATGGCTCGGAAAACGACCGAAAGTGCGAGGCGTGGCGATGAATCCCATTGATCATCCACATGGCGGTGGAGAAGGAAAGAGCTCCGGTGGTAGACATCCAGTTACCCCTTGGGGTGTTCCAACGAAGGGGTATAAGACCCGAAATCCGAAGAAGAAATCGGGCCGCTATATTGTCGGAAGACGGAAATAA
- the rpsS gene encoding 30S ribosomal protein S19 — translation MARSLKKGPYIDPKLAKKIDAMERSGSKRVIRTWSRRSMITPELVGHTLAIYNGKKFFPVYITENMVGHKLGEFSPTRTFRSHAGGGGARA, via the coding sequence ATGGCGCGTTCTCTCAAAAAGGGACCTTACATAGACCCCAAACTTGCTAAAAAAATAGATGCTATGGAACGTTCTGGCAGCAAAAGGGTGATTCGGACCTGGTCTCGCCGTTCAATGATTACCCCTGAGTTGGTAGGACACACTTTGGCGATTTATAACGGAAAAAAATTCTTTCCTGTCTACATTACAGAGAACATGGTAGGACACAAACTCGGGGAATTCTCGCCGACTCGCACCTTCCGCTCTCATGCTGGTGGCGGTGGTGCCAGAGCATAG
- the rplV gene encoding 50S ribosomal protein L22, translated as MEARSKIRNASVAPRKARLVADLVRNQYVEDALSQLRFTHKAASPIIYKLIQSAAANAQYQDPNIDITNLYVKEIRVDEGITRKWIRPRARGMANRILKRSSHIVVVVDEESTENGE; from the coding sequence ATGGAAGCCAGATCTAAGATTAGGAACGCGTCGGTTGCGCCACGGAAAGCCCGCTTAGTAGCCGATCTCGTCCGTAATCAGTACGTTGAGGATGCGTTAAGTCAGCTGCGCTTTACGCATAAAGCCGCGTCCCCTATAATTTACAAACTGATTCAGTCGGCAGCTGCGAATGCGCAATATCAGGATCCGAACATTGATATCACAAACTTATACGTCAAAGAGATTCGGGTTGATGAAGGGATTACGCGGAAATGGATACGTCCCCGGGCGCGAGGCATGGCAAATAGAATTCTAAAACGCAGTAGCCATATCGTCGTTGTTGTTGATGAGGAAAGTACTGAAAATGGTGAGTAA
- the rpsC gene encoding 30S ribosomal protein S3, with protein sequence MGQKTHPRGLRLGIIETWDSKWYSERDYAKWLHEDFKIQEFVKEQLARAGISRVEVERVADRCSINIHTARPGIVIGRRGAEAEKLQALIEKEVGCPVRINVSEIREPELDAQLVAEDVATQIERRAGFKQAMRRKISGSIQAGALGVKIMVSGRLDGKEIARAESSIEGRVPLHTLRADVDYGFTEANTTYGKIGVKTWIFKGEIIGVPDKLKGEPSVRRQSGRREDTGSQRPERRRGDRRSGQSGEQGRGRGRRRQRRGAGGSENR encoded by the coding sequence GTGGGACAAAAAACTCACCCACGTGGATTACGCTTAGGAATCATTGAGACGTGGGATTCAAAGTGGTACAGTGAACGGGATTACGCCAAGTGGCTCCACGAAGATTTTAAAATTCAGGAATTTGTCAAAGAGCAACTTGCGCGCGCCGGTATTTCGCGCGTTGAAGTTGAACGCGTCGCTGACCGCTGCAGCATTAACATCCATACAGCACGCCCAGGTATCGTGATTGGTCGTCGCGGCGCAGAAGCCGAGAAGCTACAAGCACTCATCGAAAAAGAGGTGGGTTGTCCTGTCCGGATTAATGTCTCGGAAATCAGAGAACCAGAATTAGATGCCCAACTCGTAGCAGAAGATGTTGCCACACAAATAGAACGTCGTGCTGGCTTTAAACAAGCGATGCGGCGGAAAATTTCAGGTTCAATACAAGCTGGAGCATTGGGCGTTAAAATCATGGTGAGCGGTAGGTTAGACGGTAAGGAAATTGCTCGTGCCGAGTCCAGCATCGAAGGACGGGTACCTCTTCACACACTCCGAGCCGATGTTGACTACGGATTTACGGAAGCAAACACGACATACGGTAAGATCGGTGTCAAAACGTGGATTTTTAAAGGCGAAATTATTGGAGTTCCGGATAAACTAAAAGGTGAACCGTCTGTTCGTCGTCAATCTGGACGACGCGAAGACACAGGTTCACAACGTCCCGAACGCCGCCGTGGTGACAGACGTTCCGGGCAATCCGGCGAACAGGGCAGAGGCAGAGGTCGTCGCCGGCAACGCCGGGGTGCTGGGGGTTCCGAGAATCGTTGA
- the rplP gene encoding 50S ribosomal protein L16 — MLMPKRVMRRYVHRGKRRGKPLRGSRINFGEYGLQAMEAGWITSNQIESARVAITRYVRRGGKLWIKIFPHKPLSKQPAETRMGKGKKGPPEHWVAVVKPGRVLYELSGVSLEDAKGAMERAAHKLPIKTKFVARNE; from the coding sequence ATGTTAATGCCGAAACGTGTGATGCGCCGCTACGTGCATCGCGGAAAACGCCGTGGAAAGCCGCTCCGAGGTTCAAGGATTAACTTTGGTGAGTACGGCTTGCAAGCGATGGAAGCTGGTTGGATTACCAGTAACCAGATTGAATCGGCGCGTGTCGCTATTACGCGGTATGTACGCCGTGGTGGGAAACTTTGGATTAAAATTTTTCCACATAAACCACTCAGTAAACAACCTGCTGAAACGCGCATGGGTAAAGGTAAAAAGGGACCCCCTGAACATTGGGTCGCTGTTGTTAAACCCGGTAGAGTCCTTTACGAATTAAGCGGCGTTTCGCTTGAAGATGCAAAAGGGGCGATGGAACGAGCCGCCCACAAATTGCCAATCAAAACTAAGTTCGTTGCACGGAATGAGTAA
- the rpmC gene encoding 50S ribosomal protein L29 — MKADELRGKTTEELEGELKALKENLFNQKFRNILGQQEDTTLIGKIRKDIARVKTVLQSRSE, encoded by the coding sequence ATGAAAGCGGATGAATTACGAGGAAAAACAACCGAAGAATTAGAAGGTGAACTGAAGGCTCTGAAAGAGAATTTGTTTAACCAGAAATTCCGAAATATCTTAGGACAACAAGAGGACACAACGCTCATTGGAAAGATCCGGAAGGACATTGCACGTGTGAAAACTGTCCTACAGTCCCGTTCAGAGTAA
- the rpsQ gene encoding 30S ribosomal protein S17, producing the protein MNEERRKHRKSRTGLVTSNSMDKTVAVSLVRRYQHPLYKKVVRKTKKVLAHDEQNSCNVGDVVQVVETRPLSRHKRWRVQAIVSSVQPAND; encoded by the coding sequence TTGAACGAGGAAAGACGAAAACATCGAAAATCTCGGACAGGTCTTGTTACGAGTAACAGTATGGACAAAACTGTCGCAGTGTCACTTGTTCGGCGCTATCAACATCCCCTTTACAAAAAGGTAGTCCGGAAAACGAAAAAGGTTCTGGCTCACGACGAGCAGAATAGTTGTAACGTCGGTGACGTGGTGCAGGTTGTCGAAACCCGACCACTGAGTCGTCATAAAAGGTGGCGGGTCCAAGCGATAGTCAGCTCAGTACAGCCCGCAAACGATTAA
- the rplN gene encoding 50S ribosomal protein L14, protein MVQSYTRLTCADNTGARQLMCISVLGGTRRRYARVGDVIVASIKEATPNTQVRAGEVVRAVVVRTTKEYRRADGSYIKFDQNAAVLIDPQNQPRGTRIFGPVARELREKEFTRIVSLAPEVI, encoded by the coding sequence ATGGTGCAATCATATACTCGATTAACCTGTGCTGATAATACTGGCGCAAGGCAATTAATGTGCATTAGTGTGCTTGGTGGAACGCGTCGCCGCTATGCACGCGTAGGCGACGTAATCGTAGCAAGCATTAAGGAAGCGACACCTAATACACAGGTAAGAGCCGGTGAAGTTGTTCGCGCAGTCGTCGTCCGTACGACCAAAGAATATCGACGCGCAGACGGTTCCTACATTAAATTCGACCAGAATGCTGCGGTTCTCATTGACCCGCAGAATCAGCCGCGTGGCACCCGAATCTTCGGACCGGTCGCGCGTGAACTCAGGGAAAAGGAGTTCACCCGAATTGTCTCGCTCGCACCTGAGGTTATTTAG
- a CDS encoding 50S ribosomal protein L24, giving the protein MAKQKLHIKKNDTVVVLSGQDRGKEGVVLEVFPKKQRAIVEGVHILTRHLRPNQAGQGGIVEREGTIHVSNLKKVDA; this is encoded by the coding sequence GTGGCAAAGCAAAAACTACATATCAAGAAGAATGATACAGTGGTAGTTCTCAGTGGGCAAGACCGAGGTAAAGAAGGCGTTGTTTTAGAGGTGTTCCCAAAGAAACAGCGGGCAATTGTTGAAGGTGTTCATATACTCACACGGCACCTCCGACCAAACCAAGCGGGACAAGGTGGTATTGTTGAACGCGAAGGCACCATTCACGTTTCTAACCTCAAAAAGGTTGATGCCTAA
- the rplE gene encoding 50S ribosomal protein L5 encodes MSPFKEFYQSEVIPALQNHFNYSNVMQIPKLDKVTLNIGVGAAVQTPNVLEDAVEELSLIAGQRAVITRAKKSISAFKIRGPSKLGRTPGMAIGCKVTLRQQRMYEFLNRLINVVLPQIRDFRGVSPDSFDGRGNYSLGLTEQLIFPEIEYDKINDIRGMNVTIVTTAPTDEEGRELLRLFGMPFRQ; translated from the coding sequence ATGAGCCCATTCAAAGAATTTTATCAATCGGAAGTCATCCCCGCGCTGCAAAATCACTTTAATTATTCAAATGTGATGCAGATTCCGAAATTAGACAAGGTTACACTGAATATCGGTGTTGGTGCAGCAGTTCAGACCCCAAACGTACTGGAAGATGCCGTTGAGGAATTGAGTCTAATTGCGGGGCAACGAGCAGTTATCACCCGTGCCAAAAAGTCGATCTCTGCCTTCAAAATCAGAGGTCCATCAAAGTTAGGACGTACACCGGGCATGGCTATTGGGTGTAAGGTTACACTCCGGCAGCAAAGGATGTATGAGTTCCTCAATCGCCTGATTAACGTCGTACTCCCTCAAATTCGGGACTTTCGTGGTGTATCGCCGGACTCTTTTGACGGTCGCGGTAATTACTCCCTCGGTCTTACCGAGCAGTTAATCTTTCCCGAAATTGAGTACGACAAGATTAACGATATCCGCGGGATGAACGTAACTATTGTTACCACCGCCCCAACAGACGAAGAAGGCCGCGAGTTGCTAAGACTGTTTGGGATGCCGTTTCGGCAATAG